One genomic segment of Pedobacter endophyticus includes these proteins:
- a CDS encoding helix-turn-helix domain-containing protein — MVFIAIIGSIFILLLVIVKLLLFGGDKRYLNLLLSTAIIGVIWYDFMYLLTNSGLVAQYPLLFNKGLPLYYLIAPCFFLYIRGSLEPAKSAFKKSHLWHFLIIVPAIISVIPYNLADAATQQWVVNQIERNVSFAFSSNKYIVSRLHWFAFPASALFYSAVQLRLAILAARKKLVEKTKTNWIIAFTILCCVIFGGMIAVNITVLANFDEAWNILKSGKLVSVLVICLLLLSGSFFVSPTLIFGFVPEKDVNPPVAGEIAAAQLKPDNEFQAMGAKMYNDAQVAKVETFMAETQIYRKTGLTVSDLASMLDIPNHKLSDLFNNHYKLNFNTFINNLRVQYVRERLEGGEWKRFTLEAIAQDAGFSSRNTFAVAFKKTTGVTPSNYITTLQNKTD, encoded by the coding sequence TTGGTATTTATCGCCATTATTGGCTCTATTTTTATCCTTTTGTTGGTCATTGTGAAGCTTTTGCTTTTTGGTGGCGACAAACGATATTTAAATCTTTTGCTTTCTACAGCAATTATCGGTGTCATTTGGTACGATTTCATGTATTTGCTTACCAACTCAGGTCTTGTTGCTCAGTATCCGCTACTGTTTAACAAGGGTTTGCCTCTATACTACCTGATTGCGCCGTGTTTTTTTCTTTACATCCGAGGTTCACTCGAACCGGCCAAGTCCGCTTTCAAGAAGAGTCATTTGTGGCATTTTTTAATTATTGTGCCCGCTATCATCTCAGTGATCCCATATAATTTGGCCGATGCCGCTACGCAGCAATGGGTTGTAAACCAGATAGAAAGAAACGTAAGTTTTGCGTTCTCCAGCAACAAATATATTGTTAGCCGTTTACATTGGTTTGCATTTCCAGCGTCGGCCCTGTTTTATTCTGCGGTGCAATTGCGTCTGGCTATTCTGGCAGCGAGAAAAAAACTCGTCGAAAAAACAAAGACCAATTGGATTATTGCCTTTACCATCCTTTGTTGTGTGATTTTTGGTGGAATGATCGCCGTAAACATCACAGTACTGGCAAACTTTGATGAGGCGTGGAACATCTTAAAATCAGGCAAACTCGTGTCGGTTCTTGTGATCTGTTTGCTCCTGCTTAGCGGTTCTTTTTTTGTAAGTCCTACGCTAATCTTCGGTTTCGTGCCCGAAAAAGATGTTAACCCGCCAGTTGCAGGCGAAATTGCCGCTGCTCAGCTTAAGCCTGATAACGAATTTCAGGCAATGGGAGCGAAAATGTATAATGATGCTCAGGTGGCCAAGGTAGAAACTTTTATGGCCGAGACCCAGATCTACAGAAAGACGGGACTTACGGTGAGCGATCTGGCTTCGATGCTCGATATTCCCAACCATAAGCTTTCCGATCTTTTCAATAATCATTACAAGCTTAACTTCAATACTTTCATCAATAATTTGCGTGTACAGTACGTTCGCGAGCGCCTCGAAGGAGGGGAGTGGAAACGCTTTACACTCGAAGCTATTGCTCAGGATGCAGGCTTTTCTTCGCGTAATACTTTTGCTGTGGCGTTTAAAAAAACCACAGGAGTTACGCCGTCTAATTATATCACAACACTGCAGAATAAAACAGACTAA